The Pseudodesulfovibrio cashew genomic sequence AAAGGAAAGCAATCCGAGGGATGCAAGGGTGAGCCTCGTCAAGCTTTCGGAGACCGGAGCCAATCTGTTCAAGGATGCCTCAGCCAGCTTCAAACTGAGTGCCGAATCCATCCTCAAGCCGCTTGATGACAAACAAACCAAGACGCTTGCCGAACTCATCGAAAAGCTGCTGTAGGCAGGAAATACATCACGCTTTTTGATCCGATTCAAAAACAAGGAGAGCACACATGCTTGATCCGACTAAAAAATATCCCATGAGCATGCCGGATGGCACTATAATTCGAACCGTCGTGCACCTGAACCATGTCATCGACCATCCACGAATGGAGATCGGCGATTTCAGCTACTATTCCAATTTCAAGGAGCTGGAAGATTATGCGGCTGAAATAGCGCCCTACCTGTTTCCCCTGAGTCTCGAGAAACTCGTCATCGGCAGGTTTGTTCAAATGGCTCACGGAGTCCGCTTCATTACAAGCACGGCAAACCACAATATGAGTGGTTTTTCCACCTACCCCTTCAATAACTTCATGATGACGTCCGAAACAACCCGGGAAGACATCCAGGCCATGTTCCAGATACCGGGCCGAAAAGGGGATACGGTGGTGGGGAATGATGTTTGGATAGGCATGGATGCCACCATCATGCCCGGTGTCACCATTGGCGACGGAGCGATAATCGGCAGCTGTGCCGTCGTCACCAAGGACGTCGAGCCGTATACCATAGTAGGCGGCAACCCCGCCCAACCGATTCGGAAACGGTTTGATCCGCAGGCAGTTGAAAAACTTCTCGAAATTCGCTGGTGGGATTGGCCCACGGACAAAATAACCGAGAATATCAACGCCATCACCGGAGCGGATATCGGCGCCCTCATGTGCTAACCTACCCTTGGCCTGCGCAGTACGGCCAGCAACACCAAGACCGCTGAACGGCACTCCCCCCAACAGAATAGAAAAGGCCTGACCGTCTTGAAGCACAGCCAGGCTTTCTCTTTGAAAAAAGCATGGGGTCCCATATGCTTTCAAAGACATGGGGGGGGAATACGGCCTTTAACTCAACGGTTTCTTTGCGATTGGTTGTGATCCCAAGTCCTCAGCAAAAAATGACAGAAGACATATCTGCCGAAGTGATTAAGATGAATAATTAAAGCCGAGTGCGTTCACACACACTCGGCTTTGTTACGTGTAACGAGCCAGTCAAATTCAAAAGGAAACAGACGAGCGCGGACCACCCGATCTACAGAATCTCATCAGTCATAAGACCGGGTTAACCTGCTACTAATATAGGACAGTTACAGCTGAAGAAACTCTTTTTGCTTTCTCTACAGCAGCCTCAACGTCGTCAGCAAGGGCCAAAGCAACGCCCAGACGACGGACTCCAGCGCATT encodes the following:
- a CDS encoding CatB-related O-acetyltransferase — encoded protein: MLDPTKKYPMSMPDGTIIRTVVHLNHVIDHPRMEIGDFSYYSNFKELEDYAAEIAPYLFPLSLEKLVIGRFVQMAHGVRFITSTANHNMSGFSTYPFNNFMMTSETTREDIQAMFQIPGRKGDTVVGNDVWIGMDATIMPGVTIGDGAIIGSCAVVTKDVEPYTIVGGNPAQPIRKRFDPQAVEKLLEIRWWDWPTDKITENINAITGADIGALMC